The following DNA comes from Paenibacillus sp..
TTGACCTTTCTTGATTTCGAACGGCACCGCTTCGACGACCGCCCCCTCGGGCAGCAGATCCGGCTGTTTATGGTACGGCTTGAAATCAGGCGTGCTGGCGATATATTTTTGGTGGTTGCCCCACTTGTGGCTGCCGGGCACCATCCACATGCAGCCGTTCTCGATGACGGCGTCGTCGAGCGCGACCCAGGCGCTGACGAGGTCGGCGGGCTGAATGATCGGCCACAGCGGATGATCCTGATGCCAGCCCGTAGGGCCGCCGGAGTGCGGCGGCTTATACTGCACCTGGTCGTGCCAGATGCGCACCGTATCGGTATTGCACAGCTGCGCGATTTCTTCGCAGATCGTCCGATTTTGCGCATGGCGGAAGAAGGCGTCGCTCGCCATCCAGATGTTGACGATTTGCACGACGCGCTCGGTGACGATCATTTTCATGTTGTCGTACAAGTCGTTCGACTCGAGCATATTCCGGTTGAGCACCGGCCGCCGCACCGACTTTCCTTCCATCACGAGATCCAGCTCCGCGCGGAGCAGCTCGACTTCATCGTCGTTCAGCACGACGCCGCCTTTGAGAAAACCGTTCGCGTTGAATTGTTGAATTTGCGCCTCCGTCAGCATTCGCGTTCCCTCTCCTTTTCGTGTATCCGTTTTCAACTGGCCTCGAATCCATCATAATAAAGAGGACAGAGGCTCGTATTTAGAACAAATCTACGAACAGTTGCGATTTTTCAAGATCGGGCGGCGATCACAGCCGCAGGGGGCTTGCTACCGTCATGGAGATCGGCACGTTGAACGAATTGCATCCCGTCGTCAATTTCGCGAGCCGGGACGTCGCGAACGCGGGGGAATGTTGGGGTCCGCGGTTCATCCCGGATTTTCAACTGTTTTACGTCGTTTCGGGCGAGACGGAGCTGACGGTCGGCTCGGAGCGGCACGTCCTTCGTCCGGGGGAGGCCGGCATTTACGGGCCCGATGTGCCGCATCGGCTGCGGGTGACGGCGCAAACCGACTACTTCAGTCTCCATTTTTCGTGGAGCGGGCCGTCGGCCGTTCCCGTCCATCCGGCGTACGCCATTCGCGAGGCCGGGGAGCTTGAATCCGCTCGAAGCCGGCCGCCGTACCGGCTCGATTGCCCGGGCTTCGGCGCCGTCCGGCTGCCGCATGTCGTTTCCCCGACGGGGGCGGAGCCGCTGCTGATGCGGATCGTGAAGGAGTACCGGGCGGAGCGGCCGGGGTACGCGCTGGCGCTCCGGGCGCTGCTCGCGGAGCTGCTGCTTCTGCTCGTGCGCCAGCTGCTGGAGGGCGGCGCGTCGAACCGCGCCGGCAAAACCGATCCCGCGCTGCATGCGATGCGGGAGCAGCCGGCGAAAGCGTGGACGGTGACGGAGCTGGCCGCGCTGTGCGGCTACCACCCGAGCTATTTCACGCAGCTGTTTTCCCGCGAGCAGGGAAAGAATCCGAAGCAGTTTCTGATCGACGAGCGAATCCAGCAGGCGAAGCGAGCGCTGCTGCGCGGGGAGAGCATCGACTCGATCGCGGAGCGGCTCGGTTACGGCAGCATTCATTATTTCAGCAGCAATTTCAAGAAGGAGACGGGGCTTACGCCGAGCGAATTTCGGCAGCGCCCCGGCCGCGCGGGATCATAAAGCGCAGGGGCGCAGCGCGTTTTTGGCGGATCGACGCCGTTTTTTTGCAAATCCTCCAAGATCGGGCGGCGCCGTCCGTTTTATACTGGCTGTGAGTATCCGAACTTTTTCTAGCCGAAAGGATGGGAAGAGAAATGATCGATGACGTTCGCGCGGTGCCGCGGGAGAAAATCGAGTTTTATCGGGAAAACGGGTTCGTTCAAATCGACGACGTGCTGTCGCCGGCCGAGTTGGAAGAGCTAAGGGAGTATTTGTCCGAGACGATGGGCGCCGAGGGAGGCCGCTCCACCGCGACCGATCGGGAGGGCGGCGCCTACTACAAGGTGCTGAACCAGCGGGTCAACACGTGGCGCGATCATGGGGGCATGGCGCGGTTCGTGCTCGGCGGGCGGTTCGCGCACATCGGGAAGCAGCTGACCGGGTTCGATGGCATCCGGCTGTTTCACGATCACGCGCTGTACAAGATGCCCGGGGATTCGAAGCCGACGCCATGGCACCAAGATTGGCCGTATTGGCCGATGCGGGAGACGGGGGCGTTCTCGATGTGGCTCGCGCTCGACGACGTGGACGAGTCGAACGGCTGCATGATGTTCGTGCCGAAGAGCCAGCGGATCAAAAATTTAAAGAGCGTCAGTCTCGTGACGCCCGAGGATATTTTCGGCCAAGCCGGCGCCGAGGCGGCGGACCGGAACACGGCCGTCGTCGTGCGCATGAAGGCGGGCAGCTGCACGTTCCACGACGGGCTGACGTTCCATTACGCGCATGCGAATACGACCGACCGGCCGAGACGCGCGCTCGCGATCATTTTCATGGCGGACGGCACGACGTACAGCGGCGCATCGCATCTGTGCACGGACGGACTCGGTTTCGCGGCCGGCGACGTCTTAAAAGGCGGGCTGTTTCCGAAGCTGGCGTGAGGCGGCGCCACCGCCGAATCCGACGGCAAAATGTCCGGATCGACCATGGTTTGAGGCGAAAGGTTCCGGTATAGTCAAATTAGAAACCGCTTTCTTGAGGAATTGCAACATCGCCGAAGTACGCTGCCTGCATATACCGTTCGCAGATAGGGGGAAGGTCCACATGTTGAAAGTCGCCGTCGTCGGCGTCAATCAAATCGGCAAGCTGCACTGCCGCGCGTACGCGGACCATGCCGACGCCGAGTTGGTCGCCGTATGCGACCTTATGCCGGAACGCGCCGAAGCCGCGGGCCGAGCCTTCGGCGTCCGGGCGTACACGCGCCTCGACGAATTGCTCGCGCGGGAAGAGGTCGACGCGATCGCCGTCGCCACCGCCGGGGAGGAGAAGGGCGGCCATCATTATGCGCCCGCCATG
Coding sequences within:
- a CDS encoding phytanoyl-CoA dioxygenase family protein, which encodes MLTEAQIQQFNANGFLKGGVVLNDDEVELLRAELDLVMEGKSVRRPVLNRNMLESNDLYDNMKMIVTERVVQIVNIWMASDAFFRHAQNRTICEEIAQLCNTDTVRIWHDQVQYKPPHSGGPTGWHQDHPLWPIIQPADLVSAWVALDDAVIENGCMWMVPGSHKWGNHQKYIASTPDFKPYHKQPDLLPEGAVVEAVPFEIKKGQVGYHHCLTWHGSPHNRSALKRRAIAVHYMPGHTRYEPASNHPMHDYVQVNPGDILTGDHFPTVYRK
- a CDS encoding AraC family transcriptional regulator yields the protein MEIGTLNELHPVVNFASRDVANAGECWGPRFIPDFQLFYVVSGETELTVGSERHVLRPGEAGIYGPDVPHRLRVTAQTDYFSLHFSWSGPSAVPVHPAYAIREAGELESARSRPPYRLDCPGFGAVRLPHVVSPTGAEPLLMRIVKEYRAERPGYALALRALLAELLLLLVRQLLEGGASNRAGKTDPALHAMREQPAKAWTVTELAALCGYHPSYFTQLFSREQGKNPKQFLIDERIQQAKRALLRGESIDSIAERLGYGSIHYFSSNFKKETGLTPSEFRQRPGRAGS
- a CDS encoding phytanoyl-CoA dioxygenase family protein translates to MIDDVRAVPREKIEFYRENGFVQIDDVLSPAELEELREYLSETMGAEGGRSTATDREGGAYYKVLNQRVNTWRDHGGMARFVLGGRFAHIGKQLTGFDGIRLFHDHALYKMPGDSKPTPWHQDWPYWPMRETGAFSMWLALDDVDESNGCMMFVPKSQRIKNLKSVSLVTPEDIFGQAGAEAADRNTAVVVRMKAGSCTFHDGLTFHYAHANTTDRPRRALAIIFMADGTTYSGASHLCTDGLGFAAGDVLKGGLFPKLA